Genomic segment of Drosophila ananassae strain 14024-0371.13 chromosome 2L, ASM1763931v2, whole genome shotgun sequence:
GCAAAGTGgatgaaataatattattaccTTATCAACGTGTTGATAAATCATATTAGCAGTCAGTCTTCGATAAAgtaatttaatacaaaaacgaaTCAACACAAGATTCTTTTACTTTTAATGGTAAATACCAAGTTCTTTTACTTTTAATGGAACAATCAAGGTTTTCACAATAATTCTTAGGTAGGCAGGTGTATCCCGTGGCttatcaaaatttttaatttataatgcAGATAatgctattaaaataaaataatcaaaaataaataaaaacaaaaaaatccttcgagccggatttGAACCAGCGACCTATGGATTTCTATTGCATATGTTTCCAACTACAGTCCACCGCTCTACCAACTGAGCTATCGAAGGTTGAAAACGAAGGTGGCAAATCGGCATTTTGAGTATGCGtgcaagcaaaacaaaaaatccatATAGCAACAAATGACAAGTTGTTGCTGGGGGCGACTATAGATGCCCCCATCACCCCAAAAGTAATTTTTAGAATCCAATAATTTCATTGAGGCTATTGGAGGCGAGCGTTTCTGTGACATTGACTCTCAAAATAGTCTTGACTCCCAAATATTATCTTCATGTGTTGTTTTGAcaaaattttatgtttatgtttcttttcttttatttttttctatgcACTTTAATATAagcttttataaatttataaaaacatatatgtATGAATATAAAGATAgtcatttcatttccattaTTTGATATAAACAAGCAAATGGCATACTTAGAATCAACCTTCAGGAGCAGAAGAACTTAAAGCACATAAGAGACAACAAAAATTTACtattattactttattttaggtaaaaaataaaaatattaaataataatataaaactacataaaaaataaaaaacaaaaaaatccttcgagccggatttGAACCAGCGACCTATGGATTTCTATTGCAAGTTTCCAACTACAGTCCACCGCTCTACCAACTGAGCTATCGAAGGTTGAATAAAGTCGCGGCAATTGTGCGTTTTGTTCGGGCGAGAGAATTAATACGAGCGCATATTCTTGGTATTAGGGGAAATTTAGATCACACCTAACCTTTCTCTTACTTTCACCCAACCTATCTCTTCGTCCGTAATGTTCAAAGTGAAAGTAAATTGTACCTTGAAAAATGAGTATAACGCCTATTAAAAGTCAAACTGAACATTATCAACATCaagtaattatatttaaaaatatataacaaaatgaagtatatattaatattaatacaatttattctctttgtattgtttttattttttctctatTATCTTTGAAACCAACATTAATTATGTTATAGGACTACTATTAACTCATACAGATCGATATTGCAGACTTATTCAGACtttaaagaataatatttGATGTTGTCAGCTCGAAAAGGCtcgaatattttattttgaaatgaaaaaaagtaaagtattaattttgaataaacattttttatcaataaataaaaaattaaaaaaagatacaaaaaaatccttcgagccggatttGAACCAGCGACCTATGGATTTCTATTGCATGTTTTCCAACTACAGTCCACCGCTCTACCAACTGAGCTATCGAAGGTTGACGACTATAGCCGCAAAATAATGTCTTGAATAAGAGAGATAACAGATTATTATAAAGTCGCGACTCGCGATCACAAAACATTtcacaatattattttttttgatttaattacCTTATATAACTTAATCGAAGGTAAGTTTATATAACTATAGTCTGAATTTGTaacaaatttgttttttatgttaacaaaattttttatgtTGAAGACACCTTTtcaaaatgtaattaaatattgtattaATTTAGGTCTGCGTATCTTacatctaaaaaaaaatcaactagTTTTTTGCAACAACTACATAGGATATTGAAATGTGTTGAAAGTCCAGAGTTGTTAGCTATTGCCCAGAAGCCCACCCCAAGGCCCCCATGCAATCAGCTCGACAAACTCCAGAAAATGCCATGCCACTTTCCTGGCAAAAACTTTGACCAGCCCTTAGATGCCAGATAGTGTTCTACCGGCGTTCCAAGCAATTAAATCAATTAGgttacgtatacgcaacgtATGCTGGGAGCTTGCGGGCGGCAGGAACAAGTGCAAATTGAAATCCATTATAGCCATTTGCAGGCTGAAAATTTGCGGAGGAAGAATATAGTTAACAGGTCCAAAGCAAAAGtgaaacaaattcaattttgaacGCTGAGAAGAAGCAACAAAAATGTcagttttaattgaaaaattacaGAAACTAGATTGTCGGGTGATCCTGGCTTAGGATAGGGGCAGTCCTCATTTCATTATCTTCGTTCCACCCGGCAGAGGGGATAATTTTTCAGCTTGAGGGAAATATTTCCCTTGACTAGGAGATCCTCAAGTCGAGCCTCAGTGCTGACACGATAGCTCCGGAAAATCCTGGCCAGCAGCAGTTTCATTAGCATTTGGGCATACCGGTAGCCGATGCACATGCGAAGTCCTTTTGTGAATGGCACAAAGGCAAAGGCATGTTGCGGCGGGCAGTCTGGACCGAAATGCGCCTCCGGATTGTAGGTTTTTGCGAGGGGACCCCATACCCTTTCATCCCTTTGCATATTGTAGATATCAATGCCAATCTGAGTACCTTGAGGTATCAAAAATTCTCCGTCATCACGAAGGATTTCAATGTCCTGATCCGCCGAACGCAGAACCATGGGAACCGGAGAAAACAACCGCATAGCCTCGTTGATGACCATCTCAGTGTATTCAAGTCGTTGGAGCTGATCGGGGGAAACACTTTCAATAGAAGGTAGCTCCCTGACGAGCTCCTCATATAGCTTCTCCTGGTAGCAAGGATGCATGGCCAGGCAAAGAATCGCGAAATAGAGTGCTGTCGACGTAGTCTCGAAGGTCTGAGGGAGAATAAACTTAAGAACTTTGATAATTAATTTACTTAGCTACTACTTACCGCTGCAATTGTTACATTAGCTTCATCCCTTACATCCTGCCAACTTAATTGACCGCGCTCCACATGCTCCCGCACCTGCTCAATAAATATGGACTTGGACTTGCTCCTTGAATCGTTTAAGTTCTGGTCGGTAGCACTGGCATGGGAAGATACCACCGACACAATAGGCTCAAGAAGCTTATGGAATAAAAAAGTATTAGACAAGGCTATAAGAATATCCGATTTTTCATTCCTACCTGTTCTATGAAACCAAAAAGCTCACCAACCACTTTCTGCTGCTGGCTAAAAAGTCTAGAGCGTCGGTAAATAAATTCCGGGTATAGCCAGGGAGACAGCATCCTTTTTACACAAACTTCCGTTAAGCTGTAATAATAAGCAAAGTCctttcaattaatttaaatattttgttaaatattttaatgtttaCTAACCCACTGTAAGCCTCAAATATGGCAGTTGAGCGATcatgttgaaaattcatttttttaccCATCGTTGTCTCTacataaaaatgtgttttttattaaaaatataaaaaaaaactactacTACTTACGGCATGCTGCTTCTAGGACAATTTTTTTGAGAATCTGATATATCTCCAGCTGCTTCCCATGTTGGACTCCCTCCAAGTCTAGCTTTTGCAGAAAAACCTCAGCTTCGGCATTGAAAATGGGCAGAAAGTTGCTTAGAATCTGACGACCAAAGGCAGGATTTATGAGGCGACGATGCTTATGCCATCGAGGAGAACTGGATGTAAAGAGTCCGTCACCTATAGCCGAACTCATAAATCGGTAGATGTCGCCCTTATTGGTGCAGTGCGTGGAATTAAAGATCTGCTCCACTGTACTCGGATCGTTAACGTAGAGAATGCAATTGGTGCCCATCCAGGAAATAAAAGGGGCCTTGAACTTCCGTGACAAGCCATCCATGTATTGCAAAAATGctgtcaaacaaaaaaaactgcagCTCATATGGAAATCTTCCGGTTTCGTCTCTTACTCTCCGGGGTCATCATCTGTAATCCCATGCCGATGAAAGGCCACCCGATGGGTCCTCTTAGCTGCCAAGCCGCCTTATAATACCTCCGGCGGCTCCAAAGGAAGTACATCCacaccagcagcagccaaACCAATAAAATGATGCAGACCAGCATGTCGATGAACCTGGGAGACTTTAGTTTGGAAACCAAAATTTAATTGCTCCACGCTCAACGTTcagaggcagactgagctcAGACTGTCCCGCTCAAAACCTCCATTCAGATTTCTATATGCAAGCGttgacaaaacaaaaatatatatgtatattcacaatttgtattttaatatacaattttatgTGCTTTGCTTTAAAGACTCAGCTGGTTTTCCTGATTTTTCCCTGTAAATCTGTTGGCAAGCGATCAAAAAAGGGTTGGGAGTACCAATATATGCATACTACTACGACTAGGTGTAGACCCGGCTCGCAGATTACGCATTTGCGGCTTTAATGTGGCGGTTTCCATGCCCCACACGTTGTGTGGGGCACTATTCTCGTTTGGGTGGCAGTTTTCATGCAAGTCTCGTGCCTCCAAAATTATGccatattatttttgatatGCACCAGGCCCCATACCGACCGAAAAACTCCCTTCGATTTCCATAGGCTTAACTTGTTAACTTAACTTAATTgatgtttaagaaatttttattaacctAAAGTTAATAGATCCTAATCCCCATAATGACTTTCCTTGTCGTACTtactttgaattttttaaatgccatCAACATAGCTCTACAAAGATCCCCGATTAGGGAGACAGGGTAAGGATGGTAGTTTAAGTGATTGGTAAATTATTGGGTCAACGGCTACGTCATATACATAGTGGTCTTCGACCATGAGCACGTTTCTAATTAAGCATTAATTGAGtttttaaatgtaatttttatttgctattcatatttttacaaattttcttAATTGTGgtgttttgcttttgttttttatttaattcatttttttgttcaacaagacattgttatttttatttttgtgtattCTGCCatgattttaattaattcctcaccgatttatttattttctcctTGGTTATTTTAGTGTTATAGAGAAGCCGGGTTCTTCATATAGTTAGTAAAACTTAGTGCGCTATACTGTATATTGAGTGAGCGTCTCGGGGTCTCATATGAGTTTCCATTATTAGGATATGGACCCGAACATCGGGATCCAGCAAAAATTCTGAAATCTTTCACTATCTTCTTAAGTGTAAGCTAGGTTTAAAAGTTCgcaaatattaatatttttgtggaCGTTGCGTTTCCAGTTTTGTCATTGGTTAGCTTTAGTTAAGAGTTTTAGGTTTTGGCTTAAAATTGTggtttcttttatatttaaaggCCTTGATCAATGGAAGCCAATCATTTGGGGTTTGGTGTTTAGTTTCAATTGGGATTGATTGCAGGATTGATATACGTATGTAAATACAATACTTGACTTGCGGttatttaaaagaataatatataaatatatgccAGTCACATGTCCTTAGTATGTCTACTGTATATACACAATCCATATGCCTAGCCGTACTTCTCAAGGGACCTAATCTTTGCTTACtttacaaataaattttacATCATTTTATTGTCAAAAATATTGACGACTCACGACAACTCAACGATTGCATTATTCCTTTCTGGCGTTACACATGAGTAACATATGTATGGTTATTATATCAACTACTAGTTACATACATCAAAAGTGACCAGCCCAAGTGCTTGGGTCAAGTTTCGAGTATACCAATTTGTGTGATCAGAGGATTACACCAAGCAGTGCGGCTTAATAGCCTGCCACAagcttttgtatttttttgcaaTTATAGAAACTGTGTATCTTGTCatatttgttttctgttttatttatttgtttatgatTAATAACAAACTAACCGAGTTTGAAGTTGGAATGTTGCTCGCACCCAGAAACCCTTTAAATCAAGGATCCACTTTTGAGGTCTTTCAGGGTAGGTTAGCTTTCTGCTTATACAAATGATTGATCGGTGTAACATGCACTCTGATCAttcttatcttttttttataaattgttaATTAGGTCACATCGACTGGGCGTGCAATTGTCGATAAGCTGAACATTTGAATCCTGGAAAGTTTATGggcttaataaaaatatatgtatgtatacacACTTTTGTATATATTTCCGCTCTATTTGTTGCACTCATATAGGATTTTATTTCGCAAACAAACTTTGAAAAATAAGGGGAAACAGCCGCAGGCTCTTGTTGCTTTCCTTACTCTATATATGCAACCCGTGCAAATATACTATGCATGTATATATGTTTACAAAATAAACTTTGCTTTCACATTCGCTTGCATAAAAAAGTTAATCAAAAACATTGGCGTGGTCGtgtgatttttgttttcattttgagACGGGGACATAGACGGTGCAATTgtttaattgtttttctttttttttttcgctttcaGGGAGGGAATGCAGTATGGCGATAAAAGCATGGGTTTAAAAGCTAGGCTAAGGGTTATAAATGGCTTATgagttttgatttaatttaaatggtTGCGCTCTGAATGATGAGCTTTTATCTTTTCCGTTTATACTTAGGCACaatacatttattttgtttaattggtaATTTTCACATGACTTTAGCTTTTTATAGCTTTAACCTTTTCCTAATTATTTTCGCTTCACTTAAATCTAATTACTACGCATAAAAACGTGTGTATATATGTGTGTTGTATGGATGTTTCGGTGTTGTGGCTAATTATTTTGGGattaattttgcatttttctgCAATAATTTCTACTACAATTCAAACATTTCAGCCACTTGGCAATTATTTAAAGCTTTTCACAATCatttttatatgcaaattataaaatataataggaTTACAAAATCTGttcaataaataattcatTCTTTAATTTCATTTCACGCTATGTTAACACATATTGGTGTTTCTGTTGGTGCATTTATTGAACCTTTACtttgtcaattttaaattgCGTCCCCATGAAcgaattttacaaatattgCTTACGTTTCTGTTGCGGTTTAACTCAACGTATAATGCATTACCTATCGTAATTGTATCATTAACAAAGATACAAAATAATCCGGATTTAAAATGCTGGTTTGGCTGAACATAAAAATATGCAGCTAGTCGCTTAatagtttttgaaaatatacTTTGGGATTTATTTTCTAACACAAATGTATcgcaaaaaatttttaatgaaaaaaaatgcttGGGGGAAGGGTTTAGAAGAGTTCTTAAACTTTCACACAGTTTAGTTACTATCAGCGCACACACTTTTTACTTAGTTTTGTTTTCGGTTTAACAAGATACACCCTACGTTTGCTACAAATGCT
This window contains:
- the LOC6499129 gene encoding probable cytochrome P450 313b1, whose translation is MLVCIILLVWLLLVWMYFLWSRRRYYKAAWQLRGPIGWPFIGMGLQMMTPETFLQYMDGLSRKFKAPFISWMGTNCILYVNDPSTVEQIFNSTHCTNKGDIYRFMSSAIGDGLFTSSSPRWHKHRRLINPAFGRQILSNFLPIFNAEAEVFLQKLDLEGVQHGKQLEIYQILKKIVLEAACQTTMGKKMNFQHDRSTAIFEAYSGLTEVCVKRMLSPWLYPEFIYRRSRLFSQQQKVVGELFGFIEQLLEPIVSVVSSHASATDQNLNDSRSKSKSIFIEQVREHVERGQLSWQDVRDEANVTIAATFETTSTALYFAILCLAMHPCYQEKLYEELVRELPSIESVSPDQLQRLEYTEMVINEAMRLFSPVPMVLRSADQDIEILRDDGEFLIPQGTQIGIDIYNMQRDERVWGPLAKTYNPEAHFGPDCPPQHAFAFVPFTKGLRMCIGYRYAQMLMKLLLARIFRSYRVSTEARLEDLLVKGNISLKLKNYPLCRVERR